One window of the Choristoneura fumiferana chromosome 18, NRCan_CFum_1, whole genome shotgun sequence genome contains the following:
- the RnrS gene encoding ribonucleoside-diphosphate reductase subunit M2, which yields MSLVNDKENLYNGINNVHIKSPVKNNVLAAQNGNVKEAETMEVEKVEPQAGSSFDPQLEPLLRENPRRFVVFPIQYHDIWQMYKKAEASFWTVEEVDLSKDLDDWENLKDSERHFIKHVLAFFAASDGIVNENLVERFSQEVQVTEARFFYGFQIAMENVHSEMYSLLIDTYIRDPKERDFLFNAIETLPCIKKKADWALNWIASKTATFGERIVAFAAVEGIFFSGSFASIFWLKKRGLMPGLTFSNELISRDEGLHTDFACLMFKHLVQKPSKECVLKIIKDAVVIEQEFLTDALPVRLLGMNCELMSEYIEFVADRLLMDLIGEKCYNTKNPFDFMNLISLEGKTNFFEKKVGEYQKWGVMASRMDNVFTLDAEF from the exons ATGTCTCTAGTCAACGACAAGGaaaacctttacaatggaatcAACAACGTGCATATCAAG tcgCCTGTTAAGAATAACGTGCTCGCAGCACAAAACGGAAACGTGAAAGAAGCAGAAACGATGGAAGTGGAGAAAGTGGAGCCCCAAGCAGGCTCTTCTTTCGACCCCCAGCTGGAGCCCCTGCTGCGCGAAAACCCGCGTAGATTCGTGGTATTCCCTATCCAATACCACGACATATGGCAGATGTACAAAAAGGCTGAAGCGTCCTTTTGGACCGTGGAGGAGGTCGATCTTTCAAAG GACTTGGATGACTGGGAAAACCTGAAAGACAGTGAAAGGCACTTCATCAAGCATGTGCTGGCATTCTTTGCTGCTTCTGATGGCATTGTCAATGAGAACCTTGTGGAACGCTTCTCACAGGAGGTGCAGGTCACGGAAGCCAGGTTCTTCTATGGTTTCCAGATTGCTATGGAAAATGTACACTCTGAAATGTATTCTTTGTTGATTGACACATATATCAGGGATCCTAAAGAGAG AGACTTCCTCTTCAATGCGATAGAAACCCTGCCTTGCATTAAAAAGAAGGCTGACTGGGCACTCAATTGGATTGCTAGCAAAACTGCTACTTTTGGGGAAAGGATTGTGGCCTTTGCTGCTGTTGAGGGCATTTTCTTCTCTGGTAGCTTTGCTAGCATCTTCTGGTTGAAAAAGCGGGGACTCATGCCAGGCCTGACTTTCAGCAATGAGCTTATTTCCAGAGATGAG GGCCTCCACACAGACTTTGCCTGCCTCATGTTCAAGCATTTAGTCCAGAAACCTAGCAAGGAGTGTGTCCTGAAGATCATCAAGGATGCTGTGGTTATTGAACAAGAATTCTTGACGGATGCCTTGCCCGTGAGACTACTTGGCATGAACTGTGAGCTCATGTCAGAGTACATTGAGTTTGTAGCTGACAGACTACTGATGGACTTGATTGGAGAAAAG TGCTATAATACCAAGAACCCATTCGACTTCATGAACCTGATATCTTTGGAGGGCAAGACTAATTTCTTCGAGAAGAAGGTCGGCGAATACCAGAAGTGGGGAGTGATGGCGAGTCGCATGGATAATGTCTTCACACTGGATGCAGAATTCTAG